The sequence ATGGTCCGGCCGTCCTGCTTGACCGTCATCTTCTTGGTCTTGTTGGAGACCGTCATGATCAGCGAGCGGCCGATCTTCATGTCGACGCTGAGGTCCGAGCGGCCGTACCACCCGTCACCCATTTTCACGCCCTTGAGCTGGACCTTGTAGAAGACCTTCGAGTACGCCTTCCAGTACACCTTGGGCCGGTAGTGCACCTCGGTGGAGCTGACCCAGTGCCAGGTGCCAACCTGCGCGGGCGTGGCGGTGACCACCATCTTGCGCTCGACGTCGGCCCGGTACTTCTCCGGGATCGAGCGGCTGAACTTGATGATCAGGGGCATGCCGACCCCGACGGTGTTCCCGTCGCCGAGGAAGCTGGTGACGCGGACCAGCTTCGCCGGCTTCTTCATCGTGGTGAAGGTGCTGGTGACCGTGTTGTTCTTGCCCTCGGTCGCGGGGGTGGTGACGGTCACCGTGTACCTGCTGCCCCAGTCCATCGACTCGCTGGGGTGCCAGACGTTGTCGTCCTTGTCGACGGTGCCCTTGACCTCTTCGCCCTTGGCGTCGGTCACCTTGACGGTGGTGTTCTCCGGGTCCTCGCTGGTGTATTTCACGTCGGACCAGGCCTCGACGCCGGTGGCGGCGGCCTTCGGCGAGGTCACCGCGACGGTGCTCAGCGTCGGCTCGGGCGACGGGGACTCGGACACGGGGGCGCCGGCCGCGTTGCCGCTGCCGTTGCCGCCCTGCCAGCTCGGCGACTTGCTGCCGCTGCACGCGGCGGTGAACAGCAGGCTGCCCGCCAGCAGCGCGACGAGGGTCGCGCGCACCCGGCGACCGCTGCCGGCCGGCTGGCTCAACCCCGCCGACCGAACTCCATCCATTTCCATGGTCCCCTCACGGCGTCGTTTCTCCCCGGCGCCCAATACTGCTCCATGAAAGCCAGTTGACCAATCCCGGTTTCGTGCCGGAGCTCACCGGTTGCCCGGTCGGCACGGCCCGGCGAACGCGGGGCCGCGCCGGGCCGGGCGCCGGTCAGCCGAGGTCCGCCGGCACCGGCAGCGCGCTGCCCGCGGCGAACTTTTCCCAGCTCACGTCCCACGGCGTCCAGCCGTTGCCGTAGTCCAGCTTGTCCTCGGTGCCCTTCACCGTGACCGGGTCCCCGACCAGGGTGCGGTCGAACAGCCACCTGGCGTTCGACGGCGACACGTTGACACATCCGTGCGACACGTTCCGGTGACCTTGCGCATAGGTGGACCAGGGTGCGGAGTGGATGTACTGCCCGCTCCAGGTCAGCCGCTGCGCGTAGTCGATCGGGGTCTTGTAGCCGTTCACCGGGTCGGTGTCGGTGGTGTCGAAGACGGTGTGCGCCATCTTCTCGATGATCACCATCGTGCCGCTGGAGGACGGGGTGCTCTTCTTGCCCAGGCTGACCGGCATGGTCTTGACCACCTTGCCGTTCTTCACCACGGTCATCTTCTTGCTGGCGTTGTCCACCTTCATCTCGAGCCTGCGCCCGATCTTGGCGGTGGCCGAGCGGTCCCGGTCGCCGTGGTAGCCCTTGCCGGTCGGCAGGCCGCCGACCGCGATCCGCACGGTCAGCACGGTGCCCGGCTGCCAGAACTGCGGCGCCCGGTAGTACGCCTGGGTGCCGCTGGACGTCCACGACCAGGTGCCCGGCTGGGCCGGTGAGGTCTCCACGAACATCCGCTTCTGCACGGCGGCGCGGTCGGCCTTCCGGATGCCCGGGTTGAACTCGACGACGACCGGCATGGCCACGCCGTACGTGTGGTCGTCGAACAGGTAGAGCCCGGTGCCGGTCCGCCGGCCGGGGGCGCCCATCGTGGTGAACGTCGTCCGCGCCGTCGTGGTGGAGCCGTCGGCGGCGGTGGCGGTCACCTCCGCGGCGTACTTCTC is a genomic window of Actinoplanes teichomyceticus ATCC 31121 containing:
- a CDS encoding L,D-transpeptidase, coding for MDGVRSAGLSQPAGSGRRVRATLVALLAGSLLFTAACSGSKSPSWQGGNGSGNAAGAPVSESPSPEPTLSTVAVTSPKAAATGVEAWSDVKYTSEDPENTTVKVTDAKGEEVKGTVDKDDNVWHPSESMDWGSRYTVTVTTPATEGKNNTVTSTFTTMKKPAKLVRVTSFLGDGNTVGVGMPLIIKFSRSIPEKYRADVERKMVVTATPAQVGTWHWVSSTEVHYRPKVYWKAYSKVFYKVQLKGVKMGDGWYGRSDLSVDMKIGRSLIMTVSNKTKKMTVKQDGRTIKTLPVSLGKPSTPSSSGTMVVIEKKEHTVFDTTDTDPKNGYRTDIDYAQRITWSGQFIHAAPWSEGVQGRANVSHGCVNVSEAMGAWLFKRTMMGDVITVSGTEEKLKNGNGWTDWNMSWEQYKKGSALH
- a CDS encoding L,D-transpeptidase, whose product is MVDFRRCVATLLALAVTVPLAACGDDRKPALADPALAAGAAPSASAASGASPVTESTTTGAGPATLSVTPAAGKKNVPVSAEIGVKVSNGEVTSVKLTDSRGKAVSGKLRADGSAWVPAKTLKTKEKYAAEVTATAADGSTTTARTTFTTMGAPGRRTGTGLYLFDDHTYGVAMPVVVEFNPGIRKADRAAVQKRMFVETSPAQPGTWSWTSSGTQAYYRAPQFWQPGTVLTVRIAVGGLPTGKGYHGDRDRSATAKIGRRLEMKVDNASKKMTVVKNGKVVKTMPVSLGKKSTPSSSGTMVIIEKMAHTVFDTTDTDPVNGYKTPIDYAQRLTWSGQYIHSAPWSTYAQGHRNVSHGCVNVSPSNARWLFDRTLVGDPVTVKGTEDKLDYGNGWTPWDVSWEKFAAGSALPVPADLG